A single window of Gossypium hirsutum isolate 1008001.06 chromosome A10, Gossypium_hirsutum_v2.1, whole genome shotgun sequence DNA harbors:
- the LOC107895814 gene encoding glycine-rich protein 23 translates to MGSSFAFFVLVLVTMHASHARTVPGDVGLVTQQTMMSDSAKEQMLEANAPKAGSPKGNAIDDKKNFIYGGVGGFAGMGGYAGMVGGLPLVGGLGGIGKYGGIGGAAGIGGYHGIGGLGGLGGAGGLGGPGGLGGGAGNGGGAGDAGGGATGGGILPPP, encoded by the coding sequence ATGGGTAGTTCATTTGCATTTTTTGTGCTTGTTTTGGTCACTATGCATGCAAGTCATGCACGTACTGTGCCTGGCGATGTTGGCCTTGTTACCCAGCAAACCATGATGTCTGATAGCGCGAAGGAGCAAATGTTGGAAGCCAATGCACCAAAGGCAGGTTCACCAAAGGGTAATGCTATTGATGACAAGAAGAATTTTATTTATGGTGGTGTTGGTGGTTTTGCGGGGATGGGTGGCTATGCAGGCATGGTTGGCGGTCTGCCTTTGGTTGGTGGCCTTGGAGGGATCGGGAAATATGGTGGAATTGGTGGTGCCGCGGGAATAGGCGGTTATCATGGCATTGGTGGTCTCGGCGGTTTAGGTGGGGCCGGAGGTTTAGGTGGACCAGGAGGTTTAGGCGGTGGAGCAGGTAATGGTGGTGGTGCAGGTGATGCTGGCGGAGGTGCAACTGGTGGTGGCATTTTGCCACCTCCTTAA